From a single Seriola aureovittata isolate HTS-2021-v1 ecotype China chromosome 18, ASM2101889v1, whole genome shotgun sequence genomic region:
- the ark2ca gene encoding E3 ubiquitin-protein ligase RNF165 isoform X3: protein MVLVHVGYLVLPVFGSVRNRGAHFTRHHNSHATSCRHFHLGAPQAPISAEFPLGHASQPPQTGLATHLPPAHHPPLTALPAPPQFQDVPGPPFLPQALHQQYLIQQQLLEAQHRRILPHSRRTQERIPLNPHRLRSGYEYSPPLHVPQPMTQQPRYLAEGTDWDLSVDAGLPHHQYQLQQLPQHYQHYLASPRMHHFPRNTSSAQVVVHEIRNYPYPQLHLLALQSLNPSRHATAVRESYEELLQLEDRLGSVSRGAVQTTIERFTFPHKYKKRKPLQLKIGEEEETDVDEKCTICLSMLEDGEDVRRLPCMHLFHQGCVDQWLATSRKCPICRVDIETQLNPDS, encoded by the exons ATGGTGTTAGTACATGTTGGATATCTGGTTCTCCCCGTCTTCGGCTCAGTTAGAAATAGAG GAGCACACTTCACCAGGCATCACAATAGCCATGCTACCTCCTGCCGACACTTTCACCTGGGCGCTCCCCAGGCGCCCATCTCAGCAGAGTTCCCTCTAGGACATGCCAGCCAGCCCCCTCAGACAGGCCTGGCCACCCACCTGCCCCCGGCACACCATCCGCCCCTCACTGCCCTGCCTGCACCCCCTCAGTTCCAGGATGTGCCGGGGCCTCCATTCCTACCTCAGGCCTTACACCAGCAATAcctcatccagcagcagcttcttgAAGCGCAGCATCGCAGGATCCTCCCACACTCCAG AAGAACCCAGGAGCGTATTCCCCTGAACCCTCACCGACTGCGTTCAGGCTATGAGtactcccctcccctccacgTTCCCCAGCCAATGACACAGCAGCCACGGTACCTGGCCGAAGGCACCGACTG gGATCTCAGCGTAGATGCCGGCCTCCCTCACCACCAGTACCAGCTCCAGCAGCTTCCACAGCACTATCAGCATTACCTAGCCTCCCCTCGAATGCACCACTTCCCCAGGAACACATCCTCTGCACAAGTG GTTGTGCATGAAATCAGAAACTACCCGTACCCTCAGCTGCACCTGTTGGCACTGCAAAGTCTGAATCCTTCAAGGCATGCCACCGCTGTGCGAGAAAGTTATGAG GAGCTGTTGCAGCTGGAGGACCGGCTGGGGAGTGTCAGTAGAGGAGCTGTCCAGACAACCATAGAGAGATTCACCTTCCCACACAAATACAAGAAG AGAAAGCCCCTGCAGCTGAAgattggagaggaggaggaaacagatgTGGATGAGAAATGTACCATCTGTTTGTCCATgctggaggatggagaggaCGTCAG gaGACTGCCCTGCATGCACCTATTCCACCAGGGCTGTGTGGACCAATGGCTGGCCACCAGCAGGAAGTGTCCAATCTGTCGAGTTGACATCGAAACACAGCTGAACCCTGACAGCTGA
- the ark2ca gene encoding E3 ubiquitin-protein ligase RNF165 isoform X1 — protein sequence MVLVHVGYLVLPVFGSVRNRGAHFTRHHNSHATSCRHFHLGAPQAPISAEFPLGHASQPPQTGLATHLPPAHHPPLTALPAPPQFQDVPGPPFLPQALHQQYLIQQQLLEAQHRRILPHSRRTQERIPLNPHRLRSGYEYSPPLHVPQPMTQQPRYLAEGTDWDLSVDAGLPHHQYQLQQLPQHYQHYLASPRMHHFPRNTSSAQVVVHEIRNYPYPQLHLLALQSLNPSRHATAVRESYELLQLEDRLGSVSRGAVQTTIERFTFPHKYKKRKPLQLKIGEEEETDVDEKCTICLSMLEDGEDVRRLPCMHLFHQGCVDQWLATSRKCPICRVDIETQLNPDS from the exons ATGGTGTTAGTACATGTTGGATATCTGGTTCTCCCCGTCTTCGGCTCAGTTAGAAATAGAG GAGCACACTTCACCAGGCATCACAATAGCCATGCTACCTCCTGCCGACACTTTCACCTGGGCGCTCCCCAGGCGCCCATCTCAGCAGAGTTCCCTCTAGGACATGCCAGCCAGCCCCCTCAGACAGGCCTGGCCACCCACCTGCCCCCGGCACACCATCCGCCCCTCACTGCCCTGCCTGCACCCCCTCAGTTCCAGGATGTGCCGGGGCCTCCATTCCTACCTCAGGCCTTACACCAGCAATAcctcatccagcagcagcttcttgAAGCGCAGCATCGCAGGATCCTCCCACACTCCAG AAGAACCCAGGAGCGTATTCCCCTGAACCCTCACCGACTGCGTTCAGGCTATGAGtactcccctcccctccacgTTCCCCAGCCAATGACACAGCAGCCACGGTACCTGGCCGAAGGCACCGACTG gGATCTCAGCGTAGATGCCGGCCTCCCTCACCACCAGTACCAGCTCCAGCAGCTTCCACAGCACTATCAGCATTACCTAGCCTCCCCTCGAATGCACCACTTCCCCAGGAACACATCCTCTGCACAAGTG GTTGTGCATGAAATCAGAAACTACCCGTACCCTCAGCTGCACCTGTTGGCACTGCAAAGTCTGAATCCTTCAAGGCATGCCACCGCTGTGCGAGAAAGTTATGAG CTGTTGCAGCTGGAGGACCGGCTGGGGAGTGTCAGTAGAGGAGCTGTCCAGACAACCATAGAGAGATTCACCTTCCCACACAAATACAAGAAG AGAAAGCCCCTGCAGCTGAAgattggagaggaggaggaaacagatgTGGATGAGAAATGTACCATCTGTTTGTCCATgctggaggatggagaggaCGTCAG gaGACTGCCCTGCATGCACCTATTCCACCAGGGCTGTGTGGACCAATGGCTGGCCACCAGCAGGAAGTGTCCAATCTGTCGAGTTGACATCGAAACACAGCTGAACCCTGACAGCTGA
- the ark2ca gene encoding E3 ubiquitin-protein ligase RNF165 isoform X2: MDKFFYHGAHFTRHHNSHATSCRHFHLGAPQAPISAEFPLGHASQPPQTGLATHLPPAHHPPLTALPAPPQFQDVPGPPFLPQALHQQYLIQQQLLEAQHRRILPHSRRTQERIPLNPHRLRSGYEYSPPLHVPQPMTQQPRYLAEGTDWDLSVDAGLPHHQYQLQQLPQHYQHYLASPRMHHFPRNTSSAQVVVHEIRNYPYPQLHLLALQSLNPSRHATAVRESYEELLQLEDRLGSVSRGAVQTTIERFTFPHKYKKRKPLQLKIGEEEETDVDEKCTICLSMLEDGEDVRRLPCMHLFHQGCVDQWLATSRKCPICRVDIETQLNPDS; the protein is encoded by the exons ATGGACAAATTCTTCTATCATG GAGCACACTTCACCAGGCATCACAATAGCCATGCTACCTCCTGCCGACACTTTCACCTGGGCGCTCCCCAGGCGCCCATCTCAGCAGAGTTCCCTCTAGGACATGCCAGCCAGCCCCCTCAGACAGGCCTGGCCACCCACCTGCCCCCGGCACACCATCCGCCCCTCACTGCCCTGCCTGCACCCCCTCAGTTCCAGGATGTGCCGGGGCCTCCATTCCTACCTCAGGCCTTACACCAGCAATAcctcatccagcagcagcttcttgAAGCGCAGCATCGCAGGATCCTCCCACACTCCAG AAGAACCCAGGAGCGTATTCCCCTGAACCCTCACCGACTGCGTTCAGGCTATGAGtactcccctcccctccacgTTCCCCAGCCAATGACACAGCAGCCACGGTACCTGGCCGAAGGCACCGACTG gGATCTCAGCGTAGATGCCGGCCTCCCTCACCACCAGTACCAGCTCCAGCAGCTTCCACAGCACTATCAGCATTACCTAGCCTCCCCTCGAATGCACCACTTCCCCAGGAACACATCCTCTGCACAAGTG GTTGTGCATGAAATCAGAAACTACCCGTACCCTCAGCTGCACCTGTTGGCACTGCAAAGTCTGAATCCTTCAAGGCATGCCACCGCTGTGCGAGAAAGTTATGAG GAGCTGTTGCAGCTGGAGGACCGGCTGGGGAGTGTCAGTAGAGGAGCTGTCCAGACAACCATAGAGAGATTCACCTTCCCACACAAATACAAGAAG AGAAAGCCCCTGCAGCTGAAgattggagaggaggaggaaacagatgTGGATGAGAAATGTACCATCTGTTTGTCCATgctggaggatggagaggaCGTCAG gaGACTGCCCTGCATGCACCTATTCCACCAGGGCTGTGTGGACCAATGGCTGGCCACCAGCAGGAAGTGTCCAATCTGTCGAGTTGACATCGAAACACAGCTGAACCCTGACAGCTGA